aaaaaaagCCACAAATCTGATGCGACATTAAGGAAACGCTCCTTATTTTGACATCTCCGTTTGCGTCCCTTAGACAGTCTGGACCAGCGACTCCCTCTCCCTCTAACTTGCTGGTATATCACTCCCCACTCGCAGACTGTCGATTTGTTTACGACAGGCACTTTTCATTTTCTGCACTGTGTACAGAGAGCACATTTACAACAGTTATTTATGATTTAGTTAGCCAGCGCTGTTACACGACCCAAGCACTGGAGGTCGACGCTGCATTCCACCTTTCAATAAAAATGCATCCGCCACTCTCCCAACAGCTCCATTCACCTCCATCTTGGAGCACAGGGTGCCATTGTTAATCTCTCACCTCCATGAGAAAATCTGGGTGTTGTTGTTCTCAAACTAATTAATTCCCCAATTAATGACCTGCCAGGATTTGCCCCCAAGCtgggttttacttttttttccttCATATTTTCCAGCATAATTGTACTATTTCTCCCAGCTGAATGTCAGATATCTATGCCCTTTGTGTGTCTGCATATACACATTTACAAATGGGGATCATATGCCTATACACACTATCAAATTATTCTTCCCATATATGTCTTGGAGACTCCTTATATTCTGGGATAGAGGTGCATGACTTGAATACCATgcctgttagtgctatagcaaCAGATACTGCAGATATGGAAGTGGATGACTTAATTAATATCCAGGGGGCCATCAGCAAGCTGTTATGCTGTTCATATATATAGGCATGGGAGACTCTGGATCACATGAGGATACATGGAATGTAACATGGTAATGTGAAGCCGTAGATCTGTGCAAATAATGATAACCGAGGGGAGATGTTGCTAATATAAAAATTCTAAGattatgtgtgctttttttgCTGTAATAGAGTGATAAAAGCTCCTATGCGAGATGATAAAGTCAGCTCAGTGGAAGGAAACCTTTCTGGAACATTTTAATTTTCATCGCTATCAGTGAGTGCCAGTTTAATTGCACTCTTTCATTATGCAAAGTTAATACATACAGTTTGTGTAGTACACATTTCAGTTTTAAAAGTAAGAATTTACTTACTGTAAAATAAAGATAATATGGCCTTATTTTCAATTTTTCAcattaacattttttatttaaggaaCCACCTTCAGCGTTTAAAACAGATATATTACAAACATTATTTATCTTTTGAACACACTAACTGAAGCATATGTACCAAAATGTAGGAGGTCTTTCAGATTAACTCAATATTAACTGTTCTTTATGATTTAGGCTAAGTTTACATTTACATTGTATTGAAGGGAAACTAGTTATTCACAAAACTGATCACAAGGAAAACAAGCCCAATAAAAGTTGAAGTTTTACGGATTTATTGACAAAAGGATGTTGAGAACATTGTGCTATCTACTGTACatgttcttgcctttatttttctatatttatttttctgtttttcaTATGCACCTCATCAGGGTAGTGACTGCTATTAGCCACCAAATATAACGCCACTCAAAACGAGCTAAGCGGCACCACAAGGCATGGGCAGCTTCTAAATGTCCGTTTTGGTTGCGtgttgatgtgttttgacatgttGAAATCCCAGTGCACATTAGAACACTCCACAGTCCTGTAAACACACAGCGTAGTCAACAGCAGCTGGCACCAGGTCTGACCTCCAGTCAGTGCAGGACGCTCCACAGGGACTGAACATCAGCTTATATGAGAAAGGCATTGTTCAACAAccaataaagtgtgtgtgtgtgtgtgtgtgtgtgtgtgtgtgtgtgtgtgtgtgtgtgtgtgtgtgtgtgtgtgtgtgtgtgtgtgtgtgtgtgtgtgtgtgtgtgtgtgtgtgtgtgtgtgtgtgtgtgtgtgtgtgtgtgtgtgtgtgtgtgtgtgtgtgtgtgtgtgtgtgtgtgtgtgtgtgtgtgtgtgtgtgtgtgtgtgtgtgtgtgtgtgtgtttcaggactGGGAGTTCCCGCACTTCATGGGTGACCTGGATATGAATCTTCCAGGAATGTCAACTACGCATGTGAAGGTCAAGCTTCCTCTCTGCAAGAGTATCTTTAAAGAGGAGTACCACATCCATATCACAGGTACATGCCGACACGTGCACTGCTGCTGCATACAAAGCACAGGGTCATCTCCTTGTTTCTTGGGAAACCCTCTACCTTTACTCAATAGTTTAATCAAATATCACCCGTATTGTTTGTGATTACCCAGCGGAAATAACCTGATTAAATAGCAGAAGAAAGAGAAAATGTCCACGGTATGGAAAAACTTAGAATTTGGTCTAGTTTTCTCCCTGCTCTAGTGTTCCATTTCCCTCTATGTGGGAAACAGTTTGATGATTAAACCACAGCATCCATTTATAATACATGTGTAGCGATCTGACACACAGGTGGCTCCACCGCTGCAAATGTGTTTCCCGTTCCTCATGTTCCACCCTGCCGTGCGAGTCGCATCGCTCATCGTCTTTCCCGTCTCCGCGTCTTAATGTTCTCGGCGAGCGAGTGTATTTCCCATTCGTACCCATCTTCCCGCTTTCTCCATTTTGTTCCGCCGTGTGCACACGCTGACTCACGACTATAAAGAGAAGGCAAAACCAATGTTCCCGTGCTAAATGTTAAGCTGTTCAAACGCTCAGTGATTCGCAAGAGGTTGTTAACCCTAATGCATTGCATATCCATTAAGCATTATGGAAATGGCTTCGATGCGACGTGATTGGTTTAACTGAAAGCTTATTAACAGCGTATCTCAGGGAGGGTAAAGGGAGAGGTGTCACGTATACCCCGGGAGACATCTGCCCGCTATCAGTCAACCTGAGGAGATGGCTGTCTCGTGGTAATGTAGTGATCTCGTTAGAAGATACTGTTGAGGGAGTAGTGCTTACAAATGGATCTGTGTCTCAATGCCCGGTTATATGCAGAGGGAGGGGAGTTCTTGATAAAATAAATGTGACAGCATATCCGTCTGTCTGCCTCTGCCCTCTATATCCTGCTATACATCAATGTGTTGTTTTCTCTTAACTTTCTGTCAAAGATAGCTTTGTTTGTGATCTAACAGAATGTCTCCTTACAGGTAAGTGGTTCAACTACGGTATCATCTTCCTCGTGCTGATCCTGGACCTGAACATGTGGAAGAACCAGATCTTCTACCAGCCCTACGAGTACGGTCAGTATGTGGGCCCCGGTGAGAAGATCTTCACCGTGGAGGAACCAGAGACTCTCCGCTTCTTCAACCGGAGCACTCTCACCTACGAGTGGCGCTCCACCAACATAAATCCCGACAGCAACCTAACCTACGTGGAGCGGGACATGTTCCTCCACAGCCGCTGGACCGGATCCGGCCTGGACATCAAGTGCCTGGCCTTCATCCCCAGCCTGGCTGCGTTCGTCCTCTTCGGGATCTTCGTTTGGTGGTTCGGGCGATTTCAGGACAGCGAGACGTTCCCGGAAAACCCGGACAAGTCGTATGAGAGGATAAAGAGGAAGTCGCCGTCAGAGTACAGCAAAGAGATGGGAGTGACGCCAGAAGAGGTGCCCATGGACATGAGTGACAGTCTGAAACGAATTGGAATGCCAATGCTTCTCTCGGTGGACGGGCAACATTTCGGAGCGACGCCCTCTACGAACTCAACTATCTCCATGGAGACCCAGGAGACACATCCGAGCATCGTGATTGACAGCGCAGAGCAGGAGGAACCAGCTGTCTCTTTTGATGTCCACAAACTCTCTCCGTGACCTCATGAACTCCTGAAATGTCATTTATAAATGAGAGCTCAAGATTCAGTCGGTCAACATCTTAAGACGTCTCTTTTTCCTTGGACAAGACCAAGCTTCAGTAGAAGTTGACCAAAAACTGTTCATGAGATTTGGAAAATATGGACAAAGTGATG
This region of Pseudochaenichthys georgianus chromosome 6, fPseGeo1.2, whole genome shotgun sequence genomic DNA includes:
- the tmem117 gene encoding transmembrane protein 117; this encodes MEIDARFRYYFQHPWSRLIVAYLVTFFNFLIFAEDPISHSQTEAHMIVVGNCFSFLFNKYPGLEWNALKVICWILAIITGMLAGKFIFHRQLFGRYLRLKVFREDHGSWMTMFFSAILFLFIFSHIYNIFLLMAGSMEPHLVTDDMGIRNESFMKIAAVGTWMGDFVTAWMVTDMMLQDQHYPDWGKAARRFWKQGNNRIVLFWTVLITLTSVVVLVISTDWISWDNLNRGFLPSDEVSRAFLASFILVFDLLIVMQDWEFPHFMGDLDMNLPGMSTTHVKVKLPLCKSIFKEEYHIHITGKWFNYGIIFLVLILDLNMWKNQIFYQPYEYGQYVGPGEKIFTVEEPETLRFFNRSTLTYEWRSTNINPDSNLTYVERDMFLHSRWTGSGLDIKCLAFIPSLAAFVLFGIFVWWFGRFQDSETFPENPDKSYERIKRKSPSEYSKEMGVTPEEVPMDMSDSLKRIGMPMLLSVDGQHFGATPSTNSTISMETQETHPSIVIDSAEQEEPAVSFDVHKLSP